The nucleotide sequence ATTCTGGAACGCCAGTTCCGGGCCTTATTCCACCGGGCACAGGTTCGTGAAGGTATCACGGGTGAAAATCTGCTGAAGTTATGCGAAGCCCGGCTGGACAATACTGTTTACCGGTTAGGCATTGCTTCGTCGCGTCGAGCCGCCCGCCAGTTGGTGTCGCACAAGCACATTATTGTGGATGGCGAAGTCGTGAACATTCCTTCTTATTCACTGAAGCCAGGCCAGTTGATTGGCGTTCGTGAAAAGTCGAAGTCGCTCGAGGCAATTGCGTCAAGTCTGTCGGCCCGAAATACCAAGCGGTACAACTGGGTTGAATGGGACGGTCAGCAGATGACGGGTAAGTTTATCAGCTATCCTGAGCGCGACCAGATTCCTGAGAACTTCAACGAACAGGCCATCGTCGAATTGTATTCGAAGTAATCGAGCTGGCAGAACTCACCTGGGTTCTGCCGCCTTTACTATATATAGTTTGGCTGCCGTTTATCAGTTATTTGACGACGCAATAAGTAGCCAAATGATTTGTAAATGGATAACCAAACAGCATTTGAGTCTTCACGTCAAGGCAGAGAACTGCTGTAAAACAATACGAAACGTATGTCAATTTTAGCGTTCCAAATGCCCGACAAAGTCGTCGTGGAGAAAGCCGACGACTTTCACGGGGTATTTGAATTCAAACCCCTTGAAAAAGGATACGGTGTAACAATCGGTAATGCGCTTCGGCGAATACTGCTGTCATCGCTGGAAGGGTACGCCATCACAAGCGTGAAGTTCCCCGGTGTGTTACACGAGTT is from Spirosoma taeanense and encodes:
- the rpsD gene encoding 30S ribosomal protein S4; this encodes MARYIGPKAKISRKFGEPILGPSKALQKKNYGPGMHGRGRKRKQSEYALQLLEKQKVKYTYGILERQFRALFHRAQVREGITGENLLKLCEARLDNTVYRLGIASSRRAARQLVSHKHIIVDGEVVNIPSYSLKPGQLIGVREKSKSLEAIASSLSARNTKRYNWVEWDGQQMTGKFISYPERDQIPENFNEQAIVELYSK